From Plasmodium malariae genome assembly, chromosome: 4:
GTTGTACgcatatgtgtacgtatatgtatttaaattagtacgcatatgtatatatatttgtaaatatacgGGTAAATAACGCATATGTTCGTAGATAAGTACTTAAAACGTCAGTATTAGAAAGCGTAAAGAGAGAGTCAACAGGGGAAGGGGGCTAGtgcaaaataaacaaattaaaaaaattaaagaaattaaaaaaaattttaaaattaagtgGAGTGAAAAGATTTAatcaaattaaatattttaaacaaaagaaataattgaACAAGTGAATTAAGCGAAATATGAAAAacgcaatttttttttaattttttgttaaataatacaaactGCGTCACTATGTAACACAGactatgtatgtatgtatgtatgtatgtatgtatgtatgtatgtatgtatgtatgtatgtatgtatgtatgtatgtatgtatgtatgtatgtatgtatgtatgtatgtatgtatgtatgtatgtatgtatgtatgcatgtattcAACTAGCAGAATTTTCTTTGccaatttaaaattaaaaaaaaggtcattttatatttgatgataaattatattacgGCCTTTCGCGCAGAATATTTTGCTTCACTCATTTCGATgcgcatatttttaattttgcgCAGTTGATTAATGAGACCCCCAGTTAAAGAATTAACTGGTCTGCATTTTAGATATATCCATCATCCTTGTGTGTTTTATGTTAATtgatacattttatttttcttgtatATCATTTATGCGTACATGTAAAATACGTATGTAGACGCATGAATTTAATCTTAATTATACTTAATTTATGTTCATTGTCCACGTAATCGTGCTTCACAATATCactgtaaataataaatatatatatatatatgtaacttTAATTTGTAAAgctaattcttttttttcaattttttgtagaatttattttttatttattgtgctatagtattttatttttcatttaaggtggtatcatattttattctgtatggtatctttttttttttcttccttttttacaTTGCTTCGTATGCACGTTTGCATGTGAATAAGAGCGTGCGCGCGTCGGCGCgataaaattacatatatacatatatacatacgtatatatatatatatatattgtgttGTACCTGCgcataatgtaatatatttgattCAATTTTGTTCagttttgttcatttttgttgtgttatcttacatattttttgttttattttgtttcgtTGCACTTTATCTTAtatctacttttttttttcttttttttcttttttttcttttttttcttttttttcttttttttctttttttttttttttttttttttttgtttgttttttaaataagtgGTGCTTGTATGGGTGGTGTATGTGCACACGcgcacatgtacatattgcAGCCGCatgaaataaacaaattttagagtcatacttttcttttttgagtAGAGAATAAGCGTGCATAATATGGATGAGTCGTATTGTTCTGACGCACCTAGCACGCAAAGAGTAAAGAAGTCAAACGGGACAGGCGATATGactaattatttaaattcaaAGAGAGTTAGCTCAAGCATATCAGAAAAGGTAAATggttttcataataataatcctCGAATAGATAAacattatgaaaaaagaaagatgaAAAAGCATGGCAATATACAGGAGTCCAACAATGTAGTAGAAATGCCAAACATAAGCAAtaaaaagggggaaaaaggaaaaaaatattccaatGATTTAAGAAATCATATAAGTGATAaagagaatataaaaaagagcaaagcgaataaaacaaaagacaataattataatattcccGATGACAACAACCCAAATAGCATTAGTAAAAGTAACAACAGGGGTGCTCAAACTCGTACGAAGAGTAATGAAACCAGTGATAGTATAACCAACAGTGTAGTCAATCGGGATCACATGACCACGTTCGACAAGCCTAGCAATATGGTCAGAAGTAGCAATACCAATTCAAATAAAGGAGGTAAAGTTGTCAACGGGAACACCGTAAATGCCGATAATGCGGCAAATGTTGTTAATGCTTCTAACGGCGTAAATGCCGCGAATACTGCGAATCCTGCGAATATTGCGAATACTGCGAATACTGCGAATACTGCTTATACCGCTAACGCTGCTAACGCTGCTAACGCTGCTAACCGTGAGAGGGGGAAAAGAGTTAGCAGCAGCAAATGTGAACACACAGTGGGAAACAGCTACGATAGGAAACCCCCCGAAGTGGTACCAGATTGCAGGCACAATGAAGAGcttaaaaatgaagaaaaattatttgaaaatgatGACGAAAGTTGTCAGGAAAATAGCTGCTTGCCATACTTGAATGGAAAAGGTGAGGATGCAGgagaaatgaaaataaataaagaaaaaaaaattttaaataattttcaaaattcaTTTACAAGATCAGATAGCACAAATAGtaatttacttaaaataAGTCAGAAGAGCGAAGAATGGGAAGATTCCAAAAAATGGAgcttttctcttctttttacAAGTATAAAATCTATGGTtgtacaaaattatatttatgtagcTAAAAAATGCGGAACACCCAACCAGCCAAATAAACCTGGTCCCGTTTTGGCTATAAgtatagaaaaagaaaaacaatgtgaatcaaataatataatagttCAAACCCCACGTGCctatgaaaaatatacgCTGACTGGAAAACTGATTCAACATAAAAGTTTATATCCATGTACAATTACTTGTATGATATATGGTAGTATAGGTGGTATAGGCAAAGTAGTTATCTTAGGAGAACAAAATGGTTTTGtcttaatttataaaattgaaaaatttgaatgcatattaaaattaaatacgaAGGAGTGCCTTAAGCATTATTTTGCTAATTCAACTACATTTAGAAAAACCATGAGTAATAATATGGACATAAAAGGTaggataaaaaatttgtataatacCAAGAGTGACGAAAATATAAATCGCCTGAACAAGTTCATGCATGATTTGCCGAACAGTAAATGggatgatatatataatgatgaagatcataataataacagaGATTTGTCCTATCAAATTTCAAGTATTTCTGTTAAGTCTACTTTTgctaattttattcattGGGTTATCGCTGGTAATATGAAAGGACAAATATTCGTATGGGAGGTCCCAAGTGGCAgtatcataaaaattattattaatccGCACCATATGTTTTGCGATATTAAAAACGGTAGAAGTTCCTCGAACGAGGACTACTCTAGTTCAATCGACAGCTGCAGTTACAGGGAAGGGGGGAAGAGTAAGGGGCAGAATAAAGcgagaaaaaaagataaagttAAAGAGAAGGAAAAACATGAATATAAGGTTGACCATAAAGACAAGGTTGATGGTAAATATAAAGTTGACCATAAAGACAAGGTTGACCGTAAAGACAAGGTTGACCGTAAAGACAAGGTTGACCGTAAAGACAAGGTTGACCGTAAAGACAAGGTTGACCGTAAAGATAAGGATAACCAAAtggagaaggaaaaaaaaatgaggaaaaaaaaaaaaaaaaaaaaaaaaaaatctttcCAAGAAGATACACAAAATAgcgaaaaaatggaaaatgtTCACAATCAgaaagaagaggaagaaatgGAAAAGGACTCGAGTTATACTAGTAATGCAGACAACGAAGAAGACGATAAAGGGACAGTGGATGACCTTACTGAGGAGGAAAACTCAAGCGACGAGTACTCTTCTCAGAATTATTTAATCGATTCAGATGAATACCAATCCGAAGATTGTGGTAGAAAGAACttcaaaaagaaagaagagaatggaatgaaagaaaatggtcaaaagaaaacaaaaaaattaaaagaattaaaaaaatcaaaaaaatcaACAAGAACCAAACATGAacaggaaaaaatgaaagcaTCAAATACGTCATACGTATCAGCAATACTAGCAGTTACACACAAATATGAATTATGGGTAGCATTCGGTAATGGTTATATAGCAGTGTATGACTTGTATGATTTTCAACTACTTctttatacatgtatttcAAAAAGTCCAATAATGGATGTAATATATTCTAAAATGTTAGAtgatgtttttttattaattggCAATAATTACATAGCTGTATGGGACACGAAAacattaaaacaaattaaaaaaatagctaCTTCACAAATTACAAAAAACTCTTCATTATCTACTCTTTATCTGTTAGAACCTCCAAATTCTTGGATTAACAAAAAGATAGTTCTTATAGCTGGGTGTAATGATGGATCTCTATGTGTAACAAATATAACTAAAAAGATGGATGGTGATTTAACCTTTTCCTATGTTAAAACTTATGATAAACGTTTTGAACCATATGTACCAGTtacctacatatatatagagcCTAGTATTAACGCAGCCTTTGTCGGTGATGCTAGTGGTATGGTTTTCACTCTGCCCAAAATTCTAAGCACCATAAAATATGACCATGTTTCTAAGTgagaagtatatatatatatatatatatacccgcCTTTTCTAGGCATATGAATTTGCCCCCTCCCCCCTTGCACATTCGCACCATGTTTTCATAGCCATAAAGAAATGATAAGAAAATGATTACGAAACAATAACTAAACAATAAGACAAACATAACACCCTTGACACTTAAGTTCACCGTCCTTTCTTTACTTGTGTAAAACGcattttgaattatatttaacgGGAAAGGGTTTTACAGCAGGGAGTATTATATATCGCTTTCATTTATTCACACACGTGTACATTTATGCAACATGTATGTTGTGTGGGCATACATCtcgaatgtatatatatacatatatatgctaaATACGAATAATGTGTTTCCAAGTTGTAGAATCAAAAAgaattcttaaaataaagcaaatttacaaaatgaCAAGATGGTTCTATTCTTACCACCCTGAATTGCATTTTTGTATGTGTTACATATTTTGtagctcttttttttttttttttttgcaaatgCTTCAGTTTTTAATAGTTAATTCTCTTTGTGCTTCTCATAATATGGCACAAAATTTTAGCACTTCACGTGTATTATGTGCATTTGCAActgcgtatatatgtaagtacgTATGTACGCATTTATgcttgtattttttttttttttttttttttgtgtaatcaccgtttctttatttttggCGTTATACCTTCcctaatatatgcatataaataagtaatgCCACACGTACTTCCTTCATAACATATAATCATTGTGCTCACTTATGCGTAATTAgtaatattatgtacatattaaggaaacatatatatatatatatatatttatatatttatagttcCGATAATGTGTAAATgccttatttatttttttttttttattataaaagataGCCTGTTCTATATTTGTCATTGGCTAGCTCAaacgaataaaataaaactgaacaaaatgaaataaaatttaaacgAAGTAATAATTGTACACAACAATATGAAGTAAAATTAGACATAGCAAAAATATGCTTAAACGAAGTTTAAGAGTCTCCAATTTTTCggcaaaaaggaaaagaagcAAAAACACAATCTTTAAAACAAGCGCAAGAGTGGGgatgaaaaaatggaaaaatgaaCAAGGGCTAATCAAGGCCAACAAAACCGtctcatttcttttttatcccATTTAGTGAATGAACTTATATGTTGGCAGATGaacctttttaaatttataagcAATTACACATTTTAACTCTTAATGAGGAGAGTAACAATTTCATAACAGAGTAGCCGCCCATAAGgggcacaaaaaaaaaaataaataaatatgcacatatacatatacatgcacatCTGTAgttatatacacacatatatatattcccatttttacttcatttaaCTATGAAGGGCTCTTCCTCCCCGTGAAACGGCTCCTATTATGATGGTATTTACCCAAAAGGGGTTCCATAACATGTGTACTTACgtagtatgtatgtacattatACAGCATATATACCTGTACAAGCTCATGCGTGCTTAGAACTAAGAGACGCGAAAACCATTGAACGAAAGCTCGTTAATTAAATCCTTTGCCCTTTTCGTCTCGAACGTCTTAtaatttctataatttttaatctCATTTATTAGGTTAATTTCACATTTCTGCAGGTAATcgatattaaaatttttgttgttCTCTTGTTTTGTAAccattaataattttctcaattgattttgtctttttttcctttctttaaATGCGCTAATCCTCTCTTGAGTTATATCTTTCAAGTACTcatcttttttattcaaCCATTCAGTAAATTTCATTTCTGTATTACTCTTTATATCCATTTGTTTTTCTAATGCTTCTTCAAATTTATTAACCTCTTCTTCTAGTGTATCATGttcaaatttattaatttttgtcttgtcttttagtaattttaattttgtctCTAATTTGCTTCTTGTTTCTTCCTTAAATTTCTTTTCGCTTCTTTTCAtacttaacttttttatattattacaaatatgcCACTGTAATAAATCTTTCTGTTTTTGCAATAAATgcacttctttttttacgaGTTCAAATTGTGCTTCTTCTTTGCTTAGTAAGTCTTGTAATTcgctataattttttactaaattGTAATTAGGATTATTAGTCCTTTTCCACAAATCctcattttgttcatatattatgCCATTAGAATAAAGTGCTCCTTTTGAATCGAGGTACCGTAGCTTCATCATACCTTTTCccttcattttctttttcttaataataggaaaaaagcaccaaaagttaatatatatgttcgaAAAAGGCGGCTAAACAAACAGTTGTGTGTAGTTGAACAGTGTGCCGTAAGCAGCAAAAGACACCAAGAAGGAGCATAACTAGGGAAAAATAAAGGGAGTGAATATAACATCCAAACCGCATATACGAtgagagaaaaataaatgcaaatactaaacataaaaaaaataaaatttatccCTTCATTAACTTACGGAATAGGTGTGTATTCCTTAAAATATAGGAGCAATCGGGCTCTCTTGCGTCTTACAGCAATTAACATACACCCCttttgttaataaattatttacagaGTACGCTTTTCAAATAtctcacaaaaaaaaaaaaaaagtacgcaattatttataagtaCAATGAATTTATCGcttttttactataattataattttattacacaTTCAGTTGTTTTAGTTGTTGAACGTTACTATAATGACGGGTTTAAAAATAtcgttcttttttttttttttttttttttttttttgtggcGTATGCAAATTAAAGAgatggaaaaaatggaaaatggaaatggaaaattattgcacgattttattattcttatatatatttccgtttttttttttttttcttttaaactACCTGAACAGTACAtgttttttaagtaaaacaGCTATTTGTTTTTGCTTCTGCTTTTGTATTTTCCTTTGCTTTTGCATTTTCCTTTGcttttgcatttttctttGCTTTTGTATTTTCCTTTGCTTTTGCATTTTCCTTTGCTTTTGCATTTTCCTTTGCTTTTGCATTTTCCTTTGCTTTTGCATTTTCCTTTGCTTCTGCATTTTcgtttgcttttttttttttttttttactttaaattGCCTGAACAGTACAtgttttttaagtaaaacaGCTTTTCGTTTTTGCGTTTTCTTTTACATTCTCTTTTGCCCTTTCTTTTACATTCTCTTTtgctttttccttttttttttcagcaTTAGAAATAGCCAATTTCAACGTCaacacaaaatataattgcTGTTTCTTGTGTACCAGGAAAAGTACCAAAATTTCTTAGtagtacaaaaaaagaaaaaacttaccagatttatgtatgtgtttgtatatactttaagtacaaaaatatatggatataCCCGCATAGGTCCATATAAATGTGTACAGGGAAAAATACGCATATGAAACATCGGAGCACGCGAAACTGTATGGGTAAAACATTACGTATTTGGATGGCAACCTCATGGTGAAATACTCCTTAACGAAAAAAAGTACCACTAGCTCTAACAGCAGTAGCagtagaaataataatttttagcgtattaattattacattttacgTTTCCACTAGGCTCTTTTACATGTATTGTTTGAAAGATGCGTgcgtttaaatatatatatgtacgttttTATGCATGAACATGTACACATTTTCGCATTATAAAACCTCTAGTGGATGAAACATTGCTCTCTTATATAACATTGACACCCCTCACTCGTTAAATAACTATCATTCACCTTAAAAGTGTACGCTCATTTTTACatacttaatatattgtGATATGCGTTATATTTAAGGCATTCCTACTTATGtaacaaaatttttctaaaacgtttgaaatttatttctatataatgaatatacaaggagatatataatatccaTTTTAAAACGCAAGTAAATTGTGATAtatctgaaaaaaaaatttattttacaattctttagaaatattaattttgcattttatttCTGCCCATGTGGTTTAtcgtatacatttatatatatatatatatttacgtatgtttacagttttttttttttttttttccttggTTGAAAAATCGAAAACTTCAACTTTTAAACGtcaatctttttttttcttcttttaaaaatatatacatgtaaaaaaatttttgaagtgttcctttttataattgCGCATAAAAGATTACAGAATATTCTATTAATACTATCAATAAATAAAGTGTACATTATtgtaagagaaaaaaaaaaaaaaaaaaaaaagataaaagaaaaagaaaaaaaaagaagaaaaaaaaagaaaaaagaaaaaaagaaaaaaaaagaagaaaaaaagaagaaaaaagaaaaaaaaaagaaaaaagaaaaaaaaaagaaaaaaagaagaaaaaagaaaaaaaaagaaaaaaaaagaaaaaaaaagaaaacgctttaaatagaatatttgctctcatttttttttcttcgtttcgcttattaatattttttatataattttcccTTCTTTAATTTCACGTATACAAAGATTTTAATTTTGCGCCTTCTAcgcaaaaatttattatgttatgtatttatgtaaataattatatatatttatacatgtgtatatgtatataggtgtatatgtatatatgtgtatatgtatatatgtgtacatgtatatatgtgtatatgtatatatgtgtatatgcttatatgtgtatgtgtatatatgtatatacgtgtatatttatacatgtatacatttaagccgcactcttttttttttctattttgtttctttaaatacgattaaaaaaaatacaaattttttgttttttcactTCAATAGTTCGTTTCATTTATATCCATTCCGCTGAAAGCATGTtcaaaatgtgtatataacaAATGAATAAAGAAGAGTGAAATAAGAGAAAAttgtaaaagtaaaagagGTGAAAATTgtgaaataaatgaaaattgtgaaataaatgaaaattgtgAAATAAGCGAAAATAGtgtaaataatgtaaatagcaaaataaagtGAAGAAATCTAGTATACACAtgacgtacatatatatgtgtatgcatgtgtgcatgtaggtatatacatatatgtatatgcatatatgtaaaggGTCGCACTTCTAAGCTTGCTATGTTTGAATAAGAAGAACCAaccaaatacatatatgtatatatatatatatatatatatacataaatggcataataaattaatgcTTCATTAGTTTACTATTATGTATAATGGGAATAATTGGCTCCTCCTTATCAAATAATATAGATGATAACTTTCACAATGAGCATGttagtttttaaaaagatgGAAACGAAGCATATTTTAGCGTTAATAATGTTTTCATGTACCTATGTTATTGCGCATTACTGTACATTGTTGTACTTGTTTATACTCAGTTATATTATACTGTTTAATGATATGTTGTACTAAATCATACTATATAATACTTTACACCATGTTAACAATCTGATGAGCTTGAAAGAAACTGACTTCAAATTATTTGATCTACCGATTGtgcaaatatttttcatatgttcCATACTTCCAAAAGTTACAAAGTGGGAAATTTGGAAATTATCCCattgtgtatgtgtgtattttAGCGTATATACCTATGTGCATATAAACATGTACACATTCATATTTCTCTGTGTAATTATtagctaatttttttttttttttttttcagccCAGAACTATTTCCTTTAACCCTCCTATAATTAATGTAAGTACACAAATTTTAATATCGAAAAACAgagcataaatatatagatacgTACGTacaaacaaatatatgtatctgcatatatatgtagacacgtacgtatatacaaacatatgtatgtgcatatatatgtatgcatgcaCATTGTAACGAAAAATGTTTTCTTCAATGGTAAAGAGAGTCACATCCAATACGTATgctccatttttattttccccaAAGAGAACAGATAATGATCGTTTGTGTAACATAATATCACAAGGACCAAATATAAACATTCAAAGAACATCAGTTGTTAGAAATTCCGTAAATTTACGTAAAAAGACACTGAGAATTATTAACAACggaaataatgtatatttaataaattttgtttttgatTCCTTATATGATGTTGAcatatctatttatttttgttgtaATGAGGAATTCACAAAGACACAGGAAACGCGGTAGGGGcatctcaaaaaaaaaaaaaaaaaaaaaaatgaaataaagaatataattatttgtattatatttttatgtctACTATTTTTGTACGTCCCTCTTGTATATTGTAGTCGACTGGTACATTTATTCATTGGTTTACACATTGGTTTACACATTCGTTTGTGCAGTCATTTGTGCAGTCATTTGTGCAGTCATTTGTGCAGTCATTTGTGCAGTCATTTGTGCAGTCATTTGTGCAGTCATTTGTGTAGTCATTTGTGTA
This genomic window contains:
- the PmUG01_04017000 gene encoding conserved Plasmodium protein, unknown function; translated protein: MDESYCSDAPSTQRVKKSNGTGDMTNYLNSKRVSSSISEKVNGFHNNNPRIDKHYEKRKMKKHGNIQESNNVVEMPNISNKKGEKGKKYSNDLRNHISDKENIKKSKANKTKDNNYNIPDDNNPNSISKSNNRGAQTRTKSNETSDSITNSVVNRDHMTTFDKPSNMVRSSNTNSNKGGKVVNGNTVNADNAANVVNASNGVNAANTANPANIANTANTANTAYTANAANAANAANRERGKRVSSSKCEHTVGNSYDRKPPEVVPDCRHNEELKNEEKLFENDDESCQENSCLPYLNGKGEDAGEMKINKEKKILNNFQNSFTRSDSTNSNLLKISQKSEEWEDSKKWSFSLLFTSIKSMVVQNYIYVAKKCGTPNQPNKPGPVLAISIEKEKQCESNNIIVQTPRAYEKYTLTGKLIQHKSLYPCTITCMIYGSIGGIGKVVILGEQNGFVLIYKIEKFECILKLNTKECLKHYFANSTTFRKTMSNNMDIKGRIKNLYNTKSDENINRLNKFMHDLPNSKWDDIYNDEDHNNNRDLSYQISSISVKSTFANFIHWVIAGNMKGQIFVWEVPSGSIIKIIINPHHMFCDIKNGRSSSNEDYSSSIDSCSYREGGKSKGQNKARKKDKVKEKEKHEYKVDHKDKVDGKYKVDHKDKVDRKDKVDRKDKVDRKDKVDRKDKVDRKDKDNQMEKEKKMRKKKKKKKKKSFQEDTQNSEKMENVHNQKEEEEMEKDSSYTSNADNEEDDKGTVDDLTEEENSSDEYSSQNYLIDSDEYQSEDCGRKNFKKKEENGMKENGQKKTKKLKELKKSKKSTRTKHEQEKMKASNTSYVSAILAVTHKYELWVAFGNGYIAVYDLYDFQLLLYTCISKSPIMDVIYSKMLDDVFLLIGNNYIAVWDTKTLKQIKKIATSQITKNSSLSTLYLLEPPNSWINKKIVLIAGCNDGSLCVTNITKKMDGDLTFSYVKTYDKRFEPYVPVTYIYIEPSINAAFVGDASGMVFTLPKILSTIKYDHVSK
- the PmUG01_04017100 gene encoding conserved Plasmodium protein, unknown function → MKGKGMMKLRYLDSKGALYSNGIIYEQNEDLWKRTNNPNYNLVKNYSELQDLLSKEEAQFELVKKEVHLLQKQKDLLQWHICNNIKKLSMKRSEKKFKEETRSKLETKLKLLKDKTKINKFEHDTLEEEVNKFEEALEKQMDIKSNTEMKFTEWLNKKDEYLKDITQERISAFKERKKRQNQLRKLLMVTKQENNKNFNIDYLQKCEINLINEIKNYRNYKTFETKRAKDLINELSFNGFRVS